The Methylobacterium currus genome contains a region encoding:
- the istA gene encoding IS21-like element ISMex13 family transposase, protein MVLLGELVMILDLHRQGLSVSAIARRTGRDPKTIRKYIERGLEPPAYGPRQPGRPSKLAPYLDYLRERITAFPDLSAVRLTRELRERGYTGAYTAVKRFAAAIRPPEAKPYEVRFETPAGQQAQVDFARFLVTFTDAPDTTCIVWLFSLVLGHSRHIEARFVLHQDLQTLLRCHMQAFTAIGGVPIEILYDRMKTAVTGEDADGHIVYNRSLLALAQHYGFLPRACRPYRAKTKGKVERPFSYIRQDFFLARSFRDLDDLNRQLRSWLDTVANVRLHGTTQRIVSEAFAAERPELQPLPALPFDALLTLERRVSHDGLVSIGGNYYSVPDRTRRVVEVHQLPDTIRILDGGRLVASHPILEGRRQYRIDPDHRQGTAARAMRHGHPDSLPIGRHGDHVARRSLAVYQAVGERLAGGIGGQR, encoded by the coding sequence ATGGTTCTGCTGGGAGAACTCGTCATGATCTTGGACCTGCACCGACAGGGCCTGTCCGTCTCCGCCATCGCCCGCCGGACCGGCCGCGATCCGAAGACGATCCGCAAGTACATCGAGCGCGGCCTCGAGCCGCCGGCCTACGGCCCGCGTCAGCCCGGCCGCCCGAGCAAGCTCGCGCCCTATCTCGATTATCTGCGCGAGCGGATCACCGCCTTCCCCGACCTGAGTGCCGTGCGCCTGACCCGCGAGTTGCGCGAGCGCGGCTACACCGGTGCCTACACCGCGGTGAAGCGGTTCGCCGCCGCGATCCGGCCGCCCGAGGCCAAGCCCTACGAGGTCCGCTTCGAGACCCCGGCCGGCCAGCAGGCGCAGGTCGACTTCGCCCGCTTCCTCGTCACCTTCACGGATGCGCCGGACACGACCTGCATCGTCTGGCTGTTCTCGCTGGTGCTCGGCCATTCCCGGCACATCGAGGCGCGCTTCGTCCTGCATCAGGACCTGCAAACGCTGCTGCGCTGTCACATGCAGGCCTTCACCGCGATCGGCGGCGTGCCGATCGAGATCCTCTACGATCGCATGAAGACGGCGGTCACCGGCGAGGATGCGGACGGCCACATCGTCTACAACCGATCCCTGCTGGCACTCGCCCAGCACTACGGATTCCTGCCGCGCGCCTGCCGCCCGTACCGGGCCAAGACCAAGGGGAAGGTCGAGCGACCGTTCTCCTACATCCGCCAGGACTTCTTCCTCGCACGTTCCTTCCGCGACCTCGACGACCTCAACCGCCAGCTTCGGAGCTGGCTCGATACCGTCGCCAACGTCCGCTTGCACGGCACCACGCAGCGGATCGTCTCGGAAGCCTTCGCCGCCGAGCGGCCCGAGTTGCAGCCCTTGCCGGCTCTGCCCTTCGACGCTCTGCTCACGCTGGAGCGGCGCGTCAGCCACGATGGCCTCGTCTCGATCGGTGGCAACTATTACAGCGTACCGGATCGGACCCGGCGCGTCGTCGAGGTGCATCAGTTGCCCGACACGATCCGCATCCTCGATGGTGGCCGGCTCGTCGCGAGCCATCCGATCCTGGAGGGACGACGGCAGTACCGCATCGACCCCGACCATCGGCAAGGCACGGCCGCTCGGGCCATGCGCCACGGCCATCCCGACAGTCTGCCGATCGGCCGCCATGGCGATCACGTCGCCCGGCGCTCGCTGGCTGTCTACCAGGCAGTCGGCGAACGGCTCGCCGGCGGGATCGGAGGCCAGCGATGA
- the ihfB gene encoding integration host factor subunit beta, producing MIKSELVLKIAEQNPHLYQRDVENIVNAILDTIADALARGDRVELRGFGAFSVKRREARRGRNPRTGAAVAVAEKAIPVFKTGKEMRLRLNAAGIGADEPSRAEAAAS from the coding sequence ATGATCAAGTCCGAGCTGGTGCTCAAGATCGCCGAGCAGAACCCGCACCTGTATCAGCGCGACGTCGAGAACATCGTCAACGCCATCCTGGACACGATCGCGGACGCCCTCGCCCGGGGCGACCGGGTCGAGCTGCGCGGCTTCGGCGCCTTCTCGGTCAAGCGCCGGGAGGCACGGCGCGGCCGCAACCCGCGCACCGGCGCCGCCGTGGCGGTGGCCGAGAAGGCGATCCCGGTCTTCAAGACCGGCAAGGAGATGCGCCTGCGCCTGAACGCCGCCGGGATCGGCGCCGACGAGCCGAGCCGGGCCGAGGCTGCGGCGAGCTGA
- a CDS encoding ornithine cyclodeaminase family protein, whose translation MRLIGEAEIDAALTPLRMIDALAAAFRAGATAPTRHHHAIETAPDGASLLLMPAWTADYVGVKILTLFPGNPARGLDTIQGGVLLCDGRDGRPLALLDGARLTLWRTAAASALAARHLARADAARMVMVGSGALAPFLVRAHAAVRPIRDVAVWNRRPEGAERLAAILVAEGIDAHPVTDLAAAVGEADLVSCATLSTEPLVRGAWLRPGAHLDLVGAFTPTMREADDEALQRGPVYVDTPDALRKGGDVAVAIASGALTPEAVAGDLASLCRGEAPGRPSPEAITVFKSVGAAIEDLAAAAAVWESLTRNP comes from the coding sequence ATGCGCCTGATCGGCGAGGCCGAGATCGACGCGGCGCTGACCCCGCTCCGGATGATCGATGCCCTCGCGGCGGCCTTCCGGGCCGGCGCGACGGCGCCGACGCGCCATCACCACGCGATCGAGACCGCCCCCGACGGGGCCTCGCTGCTGCTGATGCCGGCCTGGACGGCCGACTATGTCGGGGTCAAGATCCTGACCCTCTTCCCGGGCAACCCGGCCAGGGGCCTCGACACGATCCAGGGCGGGGTCCTGCTCTGCGACGGGCGCGACGGCCGGCCGCTGGCCCTCCTCGACGGCGCCCGCCTGACCCTGTGGCGCACCGCGGCCGCCTCGGCCCTCGCCGCCCGCCACCTCGCCCGGGCCGATGCCGCCCGGATGGTGATGGTGGGGTCCGGTGCGCTCGCCCCCTTCCTCGTGCGGGCGCATGCCGCGGTGCGGCCGATCCGCGACGTCGCGGTGTGGAATCGCCGGCCGGAAGGCGCCGAGCGCCTGGCGGCGATCCTCGTCGCGGAGGGCATCGACGCTCACCCCGTCACCGACCTCGCGGCGGCGGTGGGGGAAGCGGATCTCGTCTCCTGCGCCACCCTCTCGACCGAGCCGCTGGTGCGCGGTGCCTGGCTGCGGCCCGGCGCCCATCTCGACCTCGTCGGTGCCTTCACGCCCACGATGCGCGAGGCCGACGACGAGGCCCTCCAGCGCGGGCCGGTCTATGTCGACACGCCCGACGCCCTCAGGAAGGGCGGTGACGTGGCCGTGGCGATCGCGTCCGGAGCGCTGACGCCGGAGGCGGTGGCGGGCGACCTCGCGTCCCTGTGCCGCGGTGAGGCGCCCGGGCGGCCGAGCCCAGAGGCGATCACGGTGTTCAAGTCGGTCGGCGCCGCGATCGAGGACCTCGCCGCCGCCGCCGCAGTGTGGGAGAGCCTGACGCGGAACCCTTGA
- the trpB gene encoding tryptophan synthase subunit beta yields MTALQTPNSFRTGPDERGRFGIFGGRFVAETLMPNILALEEAYAAAKADPAFQAEMTGYLTHYVGRPSPLYFAERLSEYLGGAKIYFKREELNHTGSHKVNNVLGQILLARRMGKPRIIAETGAGQHGVATATLCARFGLKCVVYMGAVDVERQKPNVFRMKMLGAEVVPVESGTRTLKDAMNEALRDWVTNVADTFYCIGTVAGPHPYPAMVRDFQSIIGVETKAQMLEQEGRLPDSLIACIGGGSNAMGLFHPFLDDREVAIYGVEAAGHGVSSGLHAASLTGGKPGVLHGNRTYLLMDGDGQIADAHSISAGLDYPGIGPEHAWLHEMGRVTYLSATDTETLEAFRLCSLMEGIIPALEPAHALAKVTELAPRLPRDHLMVVNLSGRGDKDIPQVAEILGDTL; encoded by the coding sequence GTGACCGCTCTCCAGACCCCGAACTCGTTCCGCACCGGCCCCGACGAGCGCGGCCGCTTCGGCATTTTCGGCGGCCGCTTCGTGGCCGAGACGCTGATGCCGAACATCCTCGCCCTGGAGGAGGCCTATGCTGCGGCCAAGGCCGATCCCGCCTTCCAGGCCGAGATGACCGGCTACCTCACCCATTATGTCGGCCGGCCGAGCCCGCTCTACTTCGCCGAGCGGCTGTCCGAGTACCTCGGCGGCGCGAAGATCTACTTCAAGCGCGAGGAGCTGAACCACACCGGCTCGCACAAGGTGAACAACGTGCTCGGCCAGATCCTGCTCGCCCGGCGCATGGGCAAGCCGCGGATCATCGCCGAGACGGGGGCGGGCCAGCACGGCGTCGCCACCGCGACGCTCTGCGCCCGCTTCGGCCTCAAATGCGTCGTCTACATGGGCGCGGTCGATGTCGAGCGGCAGAAGCCGAACGTGTTCCGGATGAAGATGCTCGGCGCCGAGGTGGTGCCGGTCGAATCCGGCACCCGCACCCTCAAGGACGCGATGAACGAGGCCCTGCGCGACTGGGTCACCAACGTCGCCGACACCTTCTACTGCATCGGCACGGTGGCGGGTCCGCATCCCTACCCGGCGATGGTGCGCGACTTCCAGTCCATCATCGGCGTCGAGACCAAGGCGCAGATGCTGGAGCAGGAGGGCCGCCTGCCGGACTCGCTCATCGCCTGCATCGGCGGCGGCTCGAACGCCATGGGGCTGTTCCACCCCTTCCTCGACGACCGCGAGGTGGCGATCTACGGCGTCGAGGCGGCCGGCCACGGCGTGTCGAGCGGCCTGCACGCCGCCTCGCTCACCGGCGGCAAGCCCGGCGTTCTGCACGGCAACCGCACCTACCTGCTGATGGACGGCGACGGCCAGATCGCCGACGCGCACTCGATCTCCGCCGGCCTCGACTATCCGGGGATCGGCCCGGAGCACGCCTGGTTGCACGAGATGGGCCGCGTCACCTACCTGTCGGCCACGGATACGGAGACCCTGGAGGCATTCCGGCTCTGCTCGCTGATGGAGGGCATCATCCCGGCCCTCGAGCCCGCCCACGCGCTGGCCAAGGTCACGGAGCTCGCCCCCCGCCTGCCGCGCGACCACCTGATGGTCGTGAACCTCTCCGGCCGCGGCGACAAGGACATCCCCCAGGTCGCCGAGATCCTGGGCGACACGCTCTGA
- the istB gene encoding IS21-like element ISMex13 family helper ATPase IstB: protein MSRTASCAITTLDSIKRSLVGLRMPRALEVLDATVRRIEQGEIDGLAALDVILTEELTLRENRRVKTALLVARLTTIKTLSGFDFAFQPSLDRERVLALAELTFIDRAEVVHLLGPPGTGKSHLAIALAVEAVKAGRSVVFSTLADLVTSLAKAERDGSLRERIRYLCRASLLVVDEIGYLPVVPGGGNLFFQLVNARYERGAMILTSNRGFAEWGEVFGDPVVATALLDRLLHHAVVIQIEGASYRLRQHADLVPEHVRSKALIVPPPAPRRRGRPPGKAASDHTAG, encoded by the coding sequence ATGAGCCGCACCGCATCCTGTGCCATCACGACCCTCGACAGCATCAAGCGCAGCTTGGTCGGCCTGCGCATGCCGCGCGCCCTGGAGGTGCTCGACGCGACGGTCCGGCGCATCGAGCAGGGCGAGATCGACGGCTTGGCCGCCCTCGACGTGATCCTGACCGAGGAACTGACGCTGCGCGAGAACCGCCGCGTGAAGACCGCCCTGCTGGTCGCGCGCCTGACCACGATCAAGACGCTGTCCGGGTTCGACTTTGCCTTCCAGCCCTCGCTCGACCGCGAGCGCGTCCTGGCGCTGGCGGAACTGACCTTCATCGACCGGGCCGAGGTCGTCCATCTGCTCGGACCACCCGGCACCGGCAAGAGCCATCTGGCGATCGCGCTCGCCGTCGAGGCGGTCAAGGCCGGGCGCAGCGTCGTGTTCTCGACGCTGGCCGACCTCGTGACCTCGCTGGCCAAGGCCGAGCGCGACGGCTCCCTGCGCGAGCGCATCCGCTATCTCTGCCGGGCCTCGCTGCTGGTCGTGGACGAGATCGGCTACCTCCCCGTCGTCCCCGGTGGCGGCAACCTGTTCTTCCAACTCGTCAACGCGCGCTACGAGCGCGGGGCGATGATCCTGACTTCGAACCGCGGCTTCGCCGAGTGGGGCGAGGTGTTCGGTGATCCGGTCGTGGCGACAGCCCTGCTCGACCGACTCCTCCACCATGCCGTGGTGATCCAGATCGAGGGGGCGAGCTACCGCCTGCGCCAGCACGCCGACCTCGTCCCCGAGCACGTCCGCTCCAAGGCCCTGATCGTTCCGCCGCCCGCACCCAGGCGTCGCGGTCGTCCACCCGGAAAGGCTGCCTCCGATCACACGGCCGGCTGA
- a CDS encoding IS630 family transposase (programmed frameshift), translating into MTSPLSVDLRERVVSAVIAGASCRQAGERFGVSAASVSRWHARHLRDGHVRPKPMGGDQRSHVIEAHASRILRLCEKRGNIVLSELRDALAEQGVTSSTSSLSRFLARHRITRKKGALHAAEQDRPDVAEARQAWFEGQLDLDPDHLVFIDETAASTRMARRYGWAPRGQRCRLPMPCGHYTTTTITAALRTSGLTATAIFEGATNGRRFLDYVTDTLVPALRPGDTVILDNLQAHKVAGVREAIAAAGARVVYLPPYSPEFNPIEQAFAKLKTLLRTAAARTVKALQDAIQQAFAAFAPQECRNYINAAGYQNDCYVSD; encoded by the exons ATGACCTCACCCTTGTCCGTCGATCTGCGTGAGCGTGTGGTGTCCGCTGTCATAGCGGGTGCGTCCTGCCGCCAAGCTGGCGAGCGGTTCGGTGTCAGCGCCGCCAGCGTCAGTCGCTGGCATGCCCGTCATCTCCGGGACGGCCACGTCCGGCCCAAGCCGATGGGCGGCGACCAGCGCTCGCACGTCATCGAGGCTCACGCCTCGCGGATCCTGAGGCTGTGCGAGAAGCGCGGCAACATCGTGCTGTCGGAACTGCGCGACGCCTTGGCCGAGCAGGGCGTCACCTCCAGCACCAGCAGCCTGTCGCGCTTCCTGGCCCGCCATCGCATCACCCGTAAAAAGG GGGCGCTCCACGCCGCCGAGCAGGACCGTCCGGACGTAGCGGAGGCCCGCCAGGCGTGGTTCGAGGGCCAACTCGATCTCGATCCGGACCATCTGGTGTTCATCGACGAGACGGCGGCCTCAACCCGGATGGCGCGCCGCTATGGCTGGGCCCCGCGCGGCCAGCGCTGTCGCCTGCCGATGCCGTGCGGGCACTACACGACCACCACTATCACGGCGGCTCTGCGCACGAGCGGCCTGACGGCGACGGCGATCTTCGAGGGGGCCACCAACGGCCGGCGCTTCCTGGACTACGTCACCGACACTCTGGTCCCGGCGCTCCGGCCAGGCGACACGGTGATCCTCGACAACCTCCAGGCCCACAAGGTGGCGGGCGTGCGCGAGGCCATCGCGGCGGCCGGCGCGCGGGTGGTGTACCTGCCGCCCTACAGCCCGGAGTTCAATCCGATCGAGCAGGCCTTCGCCAAGCTCAAGACGTTGCTGCGCACCGCGGCCGCGCGCACGGTAAAAGCGCTGCAGGACGCGATCCAGCAAGCCTTCGCCGCCTTCGCGCCGCAGGAGTGCCGCAACTACATCAATGCAGCCGGATACCAGAATGACTGCTACGTTTCAGACTGA
- a CDS encoding IS630 family transposase (programmed frameshift), translating to MTSPLSVDLRERVVSAVIAGASCRQAGERFGVSAASVSRWHARHFRDGHVRPKPMGGDQRSHVIEAHASRILRLCEKRGNIVLSELRDALAEQGVTSSTSSLSRFLARHRITRKKGALHAAEQDRPDVAEARQAWFEGQLDLDPDHLVFIDETAASTRMARRYGWAPRGQRCRLPMPCGHYTTTTITAALRTSGLTATAIFEGATNGRRFLDYVTDTLVPALRPGDTVILDNLQAHKVAGVREAIAAAGARVVYLPPYSPEFNPIEQAFAKLKTLLRTAAARTVKALQDAIQQAFAAFTPQECRNYINAAGYQNDCYVSD from the exons ATGACCTCACCCTTGTCCGTCGATCTGCGTGAGCGTGTGGTGTCCGCTGTCATAGCGGGTGCGTCCTGCCGCCAAGCTGGCGAGCGGTTCGGTGTCAGCGCCGCCAGCGTCAGTCGCTGGCATGCCCGCCATTTCCGGGACGGCCACGTCCGGCCCAAGCCGATGGGCGGCGACCAGCGCTCGCACGTCATCGAGGCTCACGCCTCGCGGATCCTGAGGCTGTGCGAGAAGCGCGGCAACATCGTGCTGTCGGAACTGCGCGACGCCTTGGCCGAGCAGGGCGTCACCTCCAGCACCAGCAGCCTGTCGCGCTTCCTGGCCCGCCATCGCATCACCCGTAAAAAGG GGGCGCTCCACGCCGCCGAGCAGGACCGTCCGGACGTAGCGGAGGCCCGCCAGGCGTGGTTCGAGGGCCAACTCGATCTCGATCCGGACCATCTGGTGTTCATCGACGAGACGGCGGCCTCAACCCGGATGGCGCGCCGCTATGGCTGGGCCCCGCGCGGCCAGCGCTGCCGCCTGCCGATGCCGTGCGGGCACTACACGACCACCACTATCACGGCGGCTCTGCGCACGAGCGGCCTGACGGCGACGGCGATCTTCGAGGGGGCCACCAACGGCCGGCGCTTCCTGGACTACGTCACCGACACTCTGGTCCCGGCGCTCCGGCCAGGCGACACGGTGATCCTCGACAACCTCCAGGCCCACAAGGTGGCGGGCGTGCGCGAGGCCATCGCGGCGGCCGGCGCGCGGGTGGTGTACCTGCCGCCCTACAGCCCGGAGTTCAATCCGATCGAGCAGGCCTTCGCCAAGCTCAAGACGTTGCTGCGCACCGCGGCCGCGCGCACGGTAAAAGCGCTGCAGGACGCGATCCAGCAAGCCTTCGCCGCCTTCACCCCGCAGGAGTGCCGCAACTACATCAATGCAGCCGGATACCAGAATGACTGCTACGTTTCAGACTGA
- a CDS encoding phosphoribosylanthranilate isomerase codes for MSFAPTLVKICGLSTPETLEASLAAGADMIGLVHFPKSPRHVDLTLGAALSRQARGRAERVALLVDPDDALVEAVLAALDPDWLQLHGTESPERVAAVKARTGRPVMKALGIATADDLARAARYAGIADRLLFDAKPAPGAVLPGGNGHAFDWSLLAGRGRDHPFMLSGGLTPETVAEALAVTAAQAVDVSSGVEAGPGRKDPDRIAAFVAAAKAAAGADKAAAGADKAAAGAASEPQIARVARRA; via the coding sequence ATGTCGTTTGCTCCCACACTCGTCAAGATCTGCGGCCTCAGCACGCCGGAGACGCTGGAGGCGTCGCTGGCCGCTGGCGCCGACATGATCGGCCTCGTGCATTTCCCGAAGAGCCCGCGCCATGTCGACCTGACCCTCGGCGCGGCCCTGTCGCGGCAGGCCCGCGGCCGGGCCGAGCGCGTCGCCCTGCTGGTCGATCCCGACGATGCCCTCGTCGAGGCGGTGCTCGCGGCCCTCGACCCGGACTGGCTGCAACTCCACGGCACGGAGAGCCCGGAGCGCGTGGCGGCCGTGAAGGCCCGCACCGGCCGCCCGGTGATGAAGGCGCTCGGCATCGCCACCGCCGACGACCTCGCCCGCGCCGCCCGTTACGCCGGAATCGCCGACCGGCTGCTCTTCGACGCCAAGCCCGCCCCCGGCGCGGTCCTGCCCGGCGGCAACGGCCACGCCTTCGACTGGTCCCTGCTCGCAGGCCGTGGCCGCGACCACCCGTTCATGCTCTCCGGCGGACTGACCCCTGAGACCGTCGCCGAGGCCCTGGCGGTGACGGCGGCGCAGGCGGTCGACGTCTCGTCGGGCGTCGAAGCCGGCCCCGGCCGCAAGGACCCGGACCGCATCGCCGCCTTCGTGGCGGCAGCCAAGGCTGCCGCGGGCGCAGACAAGGCTGCCGCAGGCGCAGACAAAGCCGCCGCAGGGGCTGCGTCCGAACCGCAAATTGCTCGCGTGGCCCGAAGGGCGTAA
- a CDS encoding lipocalin-like domain-containing protein, which produces MKFLAIALALSVSASAVQALEKEDIIGTWKLVSSKRKIIDTGEEINTYGAHPTGWINYDRGGRVMALIVNDDRPKPETIEKMTDAERIKLFKSVLAYSGSYSFDGKSISHKIDTSWNEIWTGTTQIRDIERQGDRLIYTTRPAPFSGDGRMSVVTLIWEKAR; this is translated from the coding sequence ATGAAATTTCTTGCAATCGCATTGGCTTTGTCCGTGAGCGCAAGTGCAGTTCAAGCCTTAGAAAAAGAAGATATCATTGGAACTTGGAAGCTAGTAAGTAGTAAGCGCAAAATAATTGACACAGGTGAGGAAATAAACACATACGGCGCTCACCCGACCGGTTGGATCAATTATGATCGGGGTGGGCGCGTGATGGCCCTGATCGTCAATGATGATCGGCCGAAGCCCGAAACTATTGAGAAAATGACTGACGCCGAGCGTATAAAATTATTCAAGAGCGTGCTTGCATATAGTGGCTCATACTCTTTCGACGGCAAAAGTATATCTCACAAAATAGATACATCATGGAACGAAATTTGGACTGGAACTACACAAATAAGAGATATAGAGCGGCAGGGCGATCGTCTGATTTATACCACTAGACCGGCGCCATTCAGTGGGGATGGGCGAATGAGCGTAGTGACTTTGATTTGGGAAAAGGCGCGGTAA
- a CDS encoding IS3 family transposase (programmed frameshift) codes for MTKRTAPFSPEVRERAVRMVREHEGEHGSQWSAIQSIAAKIGCSGETLRNWVRQSERDQGVRPGQTTDERERIKALERENRELRQANEILRKASAYFANGGARPPVTAMISFIDDHREVYGVEPICRVLPIAPSTYYLHAARRADPEKQPVRARSDAALMIEIQRVFEANFCVYGVRKVWRQLAREGIVTARCTVARLMRRLGLAGVVRGRTVRTTIPDPAAACALDRVNRHFKAPRPNALWVSDFTYVPTWSGFVYVAFVIDVFARRIVGWRASRSAHAYFVLDALEQALHERRPGQGSGLVHHSDRGSQYLALRYTERLAGAGIEPSVGSVGDSYDNALAETINGLFKAEVIHRRGPWRSFEAVEYATLEWVDWYNHRRLLAPIGNVPPAEAEARYYAHVGDQASAA; via the exons ATGACGAAACGAACAGCCCCGTTTTCCCCTGAGGTGCGTGAACGTGCCGTGCGGATGGTGCGCGAGCACGAGGGCGAGCACGGCTCGCAGTGGTCGGCAATCCAGTCGATTGCCGCCAAGATCGGCTGCTCGGGCGAGACGCTGAGGAACTGGGTGCGCCAGTCCGAGCGGGATCAGGGCGTGCGACCCGGGCAGACGACGGACGAGCGCGAGCGGATCAAGGCGCTGGAGCGAGAGAACCGCGAGCTGCGCCAGGCCAACGAGATCCTGCGCAAAGCGTCGGCGTATTTCGCCA ATGGCGGAGCTCGACCGCCGGTCACGGCCATGATCAGCTTCATCGACGATCACCGGGAGGTCTACGGGGTCGAGCCGATCTGCAGGGTGCTGCCGATCGCCCCGTCGACCTACTACCTGCATGCGGCCCGACGTGCCGATCCCGAGAAGCAGCCGGTTCGTGCGCGCAGCGACGCCGCGTTGATGATCGAGATCCAGCGCGTGTTCGAGGCCAACTTCTGCGTCTACGGCGTGAGGAAGGTCTGGCGGCAACTGGCCCGGGAGGGGATCGTGACCGCGCGATGCACGGTGGCGCGGCTGATGCGCCGATTGGGCTTGGCGGGGGTGGTGCGTGGCAGGACCGTACGCACCACGATCCCCGACCCGGCCGCTGCCTGCGCTCTCGACCGCGTCAACCGCCACTTCAAGGCTCCCCGGCCGAATGCCTTGTGGGTCAGCGACTTCACCTACGTGCCGACGTGGTCGGGCTTCGTCTATGTGGCCTTCGTCATCGATGTGTTCGCCCGGCGCATCGTCGGTTGGCGGGCCTCACGCAGCGCTCACGCGTACTTCGTCCTGGATGCTCTGGAACAGGCGCTGCACGAGCGTCGCCCTGGTCAGGGCAGCGGGCTGGTGCATCACTCGGACCGCGGCTCGCAATACTTGGCTCTACGCTATACCGAGCGCCTGGCTGGAGCAGGCATCGAGCCGTCGGTCGGCAGCGTCGGCGACAGCTACGACAATGCCTTGGCGGAGACGATCAACGGCCTGTTCAAGGCAGAGGTCATCCACCGACGCGGACCCTGGCGCTCCTTCGAGGCCGTCGAGTACGCCACCCTGGAGTGGGTCGACTGGTACAACCACCGTCGCCTCCTCGCGCCAATCGGCAACGTCCCTCCCGCCGAGGCCGAAGCGCGCTACTATGCTCACGTCGGCGACCAGGCCTCGGCCGCCTGA
- the sppA gene encoding signal peptide peptidase SppA — translation MAIDAELLLDRRSLRRKLSVWRAIGVGALIVAAGAVGWRAAGGRGLSAVTPQIARISIDGFIAGSEKTRELMKRVGDSSAVSGVVVSINSPGGTTTGSEELFRNLRQLAEKKPVVAFVDGTAASGAYITAIAADHIVARETALVGSIGVLFQYPDLSGLLDKAGVKVEEIKSSPLKAEPSGFHPTPPEARAALQAIVGDTFGWFKDLVAERRKMNPDQIKAVADGRVFSGRQSVPLGLIDETGSERQAVAWLEREKGVAKDLPVRDWKPRSDNRFGLFSAAAFSAGLLGYDDLAARLRQAGAETESLTQGGLLAVWRP, via the coding sequence ATGGCCATCGATGCCGAACTTCTCCTCGACCGGCGCTCCTTGCGCCGGAAGCTGTCTGTCTGGCGCGCGATCGGGGTCGGGGCGCTGATCGTCGCCGCCGGCGCCGTCGGCTGGCGGGCGGCCGGGGGCAGGGGGCTCTCCGCCGTCACGCCGCAGATCGCCCGCATCAGCATCGACGGCTTCATCGCCGGCAGCGAGAAGACCCGCGAGCTGATGAAGCGCGTCGGCGACTCGAGCGCCGTCTCGGGCGTCGTCGTGTCGATCAACTCGCCGGGCGGCACCACCACCGGCTCGGAAGAGCTTTTTCGCAACCTGAGGCAGCTCGCCGAGAAGAAGCCGGTCGTCGCCTTCGTCGACGGCACGGCGGCTTCGGGCGCCTACATCACGGCGATCGCCGCCGACCACATCGTGGCGCGCGAGACCGCGCTGGTCGGCTCGATCGGCGTGCTGTTCCAATATCCTGACCTCTCCGGCCTCCTCGACAAGGCCGGGGTGAAGGTGGAGGAGATCAAGTCCTCGCCGCTCAAGGCCGAGCCGAGCGGCTTCCACCCGACCCCGCCGGAGGCCCGCGCCGCCCTGCAGGCGATCGTCGGCGACACCTTCGGCTGGTTCAAGGACCTGGTGGCCGAGCGCCGCAAGATGAATCCGGACCAGATCAAGGCGGTGGCCGACGGACGGGTGTTCAGCGGCCGCCAGAGCGTACCCCTCGGCCTGATCGACGAGACCGGCAGCGAACGCCAGGCCGTCGCGTGGCTCGAGCGCGAGAAGGGCGTGGCCAAGGACCTGCCGGTGCGGGACTGGAAGCCGCGCTCCGACAACCGCTTCGGCCTGTTCTCGGCCGCGGCCTTCAGTGCCGGGCTCCTCGGCTACGACGACCTCGCCGCGCGGCTGCGGCAGGCCGGCGCCGAGACGGAGAGCCTGACCCAGGGCGGCCTGCTGGCGGTCTGGCGGCCGTAA
- a CDS encoding lipopolysaccharide assembly protein LapA domain-containing protein, whose translation MIRFLKGLILLPIAIVVVLLAVANRQPVMLSFDPFSNGTPAFSMPMPLYALIFAAVAVGIVVGGIGSWLGQGDTRRDRRAKGRELARLRNEAERLRQTASANAPGRTALPAPVSRA comes from the coding sequence ATGATCCGCTTCCTCAAGGGCCTGATCCTGCTGCCCATCGCGATCGTGGTCGTGCTGCTGGCGGTGGCCAACCGCCAGCCGGTGATGCTGTCCTTCGATCCGTTCTCCAACGGCACGCCGGCCTTCAGCATGCCGATGCCGCTCTACGCGCTGATCTTCGCCGCGGTGGCCGTCGGCATCGTGGTCGGCGGCATCGGCTCCTGGCTCGGCCAGGGCGACACCCGCCGCGACCGGCGCGCCAAGGGCCGCGAGCTCGCCCGGCTGCGCAACGAGGCCGAGCGCCTGCGCCAGACCGCCTCGGCCAACGCCCCGGGCCGCACCGCGCTGCCGGCTCCGGTCAGCCGCGCCTGA